A single window of Metallosphaera hakonensis JCM 8857 = DSM 7519 DNA harbors:
- a CDS encoding resolvase gives MSLTDEIRKVLRDNPSIIVEALMQRPDLL, from the coding sequence ATGTCGCTCACAGACGAGATAAGGAAGGTGTTGAGGGACAATCCTTCAATAATAGTGGAGGCGCTGATGCAGAGACCGGATCTCCTCTAA
- the cas2 gene encoding CRISPR-associated endonuclease Cas2: MYAILVYDIDESRVSKVLKTCRKYLTWIQRSVFEGEITEGNLELLSEELKRIIKDQDNVLIYLTPTKKNFRVVSIGKERDRSDNFL; this comes from the coding sequence ATGTATGCCATTTTAGTTTATGACATAGATGAGAGCAGAGTTTCCAAGGTCCTAAAGACCTGCAGAAAGTATCTAACGTGGATTCAGAGATCCGTCTTCGAAGGTGAGATTACTGAGGGGAACTTAGAACTACTCTCAGAAGAATTGAAAAGAATTATCAAGGATCAGGACAACGTCTTGATCTATCTAACCCCAACGAAAAAGAACTTCAGGGTCGTCTCCATTGGAAAGGAGAGGGATAGAAGCGACAACTTCCTATAA
- the cas4 gene encoding CRISPR-associated protein Cas4, protein MSIKLREDVVVTGTLIWYLKICPREVWYMARQITPYEGHPKLEKGRAIHQIYSDRIQISLEGMKIDGFRREERTVIEIKSSSRHLESARAQTNYYLYRLKEVGLNCEGEIYVPKKGERHRVTLNEDQVRRDLEEVKSIVNSENPPPRVRIKYCKKCAYKDFCWG, encoded by the coding sequence ATGTCAATTAAGTTAAGAGAGGACGTAGTGGTAACTGGTACCTTGATCTGGTACCTTAAGATTTGCCCCAGGGAAGTTTGGTACATGGCGAGGCAGATCACACCCTATGAGGGTCATCCGAAACTGGAGAAGGGACGAGCGATTCATCAAATATACTCAGATCGAATTCAGATCTCTCTGGAGGGAATGAAGATTGACGGGTTTAGGAGAGAGGAAAGAACCGTGATTGAGATAAAATCGTCTTCAAGACATCTTGAATCTGCAAGGGCGCAGACAAACTACTACTTATATAGATTGAAGGAGGTTGGTTTGAATTGCGAAGGTGAGATTTACGTTCCCAAGAAAGGAGAGAGGCATAGGGTTACGCTCAACGAAGACCAGGTTAGGAGGGATCTTGAGGAGGTTAAGAGTATCGTAAATTCGGAAAATCCACCTCCAAGAGTCAGGATTAAGTATTGCAAAAAGTGCGCATACAAGGACTTCTGTTGGGGGTAA
- a CDS encoding ISH3 family transposase, with product MVTPGLPHQNNLQQIGYKLLSLLTFKGRRAEEVARVLVSACLWKDSVEGRSNGYNVSPQTVRNYVEEQGNEVVEKLLESMRRISMEMLKGVKEVDVSIDWTTKTWYGKPVNGLGSSAKGSSWNYATATTKYQGMVLLLAFVPQVNGMTKDEIVKFLVEQIAGMGFKVRLVTLDAGFYTVEVLRFISQFKYVIGVPVGDVKIYEEFDGEYATNSKRRKKEEQVNFRLLVYGKEIVKKKRKTVVYFARATNLNLTKREVLKLYNKVRGPIETSYRNIKAFLPFTSSTKFVFRELIFVLAMVFYSLYTVFKDVMRREEFRLLLILCFLDDLSDLKDFIFTLEKTLNNKIDLFLRR from the coding sequence GTGGTAACACCGGGTCTTCCTCACCAAAATAATCTACAACAAATAGGATATAAATTACTTTCCCTGTTAACCTTCAAGGGGAGAAGGGCGGAGGAGGTAGCGAGAGTTCTGGTCTCCGCGTGCTTATGGAAGGACTCCGTGGAGGGCAGGTCCAACGGGTACAACGTGTCACCTCAGACCGTGAGGAACTACGTGGAGGAGCAGGGAAACGAGGTTGTGGAGAAGCTCCTGGAGTCCATGAGGAGGATTTCCATGGAGATGCTCAAGGGAGTGAAGGAGGTCGACGTCTCCATAGATTGGACCACGAAGACGTGGTACGGTAAGCCGGTGAACGGGTTGGGTAGTTCGGCCAAGGGGAGCTCGTGGAACTACGCCACCGCGACCACGAAGTATCAGGGAATGGTGCTCCTCCTGGCCTTCGTTCCCCAAGTTAACGGGATGACCAAGGACGAGATCGTGAAGTTCCTCGTGGAGCAAATTGCGGGAATGGGCTTCAAGGTGAGACTCGTAACCCTGGACGCGGGCTTCTACACCGTGGAAGTCCTCAGGTTCATATCGCAGTTCAAGTACGTGATAGGAGTCCCCGTGGGGGACGTGAAGATATACGAGGAGTTCGACGGGGAGTACGCGACCAATAGCAAGAGACGTAAGAAGGAAGAGCAGGTCAACTTCAGACTTCTGGTGTATGGTAAGGAAATCGTTAAGAAGAAGAGGAAGACCGTGGTGTACTTCGCGAGGGCGACCAACCTCAACCTAACCAAGAGGGAAGTGCTGAAGCTGTACAACAAGGTTAGGGGTCCCATTGAGACGTCTTACAGGAACATCAAGGCCTTCCTTCCCTTCACGAGCTCCACCAAGTTCGTCTTCCGCGAGTTGATCTTCGTGCTGGCCATGGTCTTCTACTCGCTTTACACCGTGTTCAAGGACGTCATGAGAAGGGAGGAGTTCAGGTTGCTGCTCATCCTCTGCTTTCTAGACGATCTATCGGATCTCAAGGATTTTATATTTACTCTTGAGAAAACACTTAATAACAAGATAGATTTATTTTTACGGAGGTGA